A DNA window from Camelina sativa cultivar DH55 chromosome 13, Cs, whole genome shotgun sequence contains the following coding sequences:
- the LOC104737486 gene encoding uncharacterized protein LOC104737486: MASLSISAVALPPFRLQTQARLTKLSYRTRLHSFNFEPIRISTKIRSLGGNRREPNDSRFVNESGVVDDMEGLLDNLSLEYDSVWDTKPSWCQPWTIMLTGVSIVACSWLILHSVVVSSLAVGSIGAWWYIFLYSYPKSYSEMIAERRKRVSDGFEDIYGKNKT, translated from the exons ATGGCAAGTCTCTCCATCTCCGCCGTGGCTCTGCCTCCGTTTCGGCTCCAGACACAGGCTCGTCTTACGAAACTCAGCTACCGAACGCGCCTTCACTCTTTCAATTTCGAACCAATAAGGATTAGCACGAAGATTAGAAGTTTGGGTGGGAATCGGAGAGAGCCCAATGATTCGAGGTTCGTCAATGAAAGTGGCGTAGTTGATGACATGGAAGGTCTCTTAGACAATCTATCTCTAGAATACGACTCCGTTTGGGACACTAAACCCTCTTG GTGTCAGCCATGGACGATAATGCTAACAGGTGTATCAATAGTGGCATGTAGCTGGCTAATACTACACTCGGTCGTCGTTTCATCGCTTGCTGTTGGTTCAATTGGCGCTTGGTGGTACATTTTCCTTTATAGCTACCCAAAG TCGTATTCAGAAATGATTGCtgaaagaaggaaaagagtATCTGATGGCTTTGAAGATATATACGGCAAAAACAAGACTTAA
- the LOC104737490 gene encoding uncharacterized protein LOC104737490, whose product METLIVAVEHRDQYYGKRSLVHHDRFRSAPSKTFRQINCRTFHSGVGLLPRPKRTSSSTTLAKGAALPQVQSPRSPKSVLPVFNHPSVGSGRRTSPIPIANCRGPQIRRCASEFVDKRRSLSYSELWAGPTYSNSPPPASVPIPKFSLHQKRTVSLTFPAPDSAVDIREVAMSAPVSPTSSADNPFRSTVSATMTLRRMLNLELDAADE is encoded by the coding sequence ATGGAAACGCTTATTGTAGCTGTGGAACATAGGGATCAGTATTATGGGAAGAGATCTCTTGTTCATCATGATCGTTTTAGATCAGCTCCTTCCAAAACTTTCAGGCAAATCAATTGCAGAACTTTTCATTCTGGTGTTGGTTTGCTTCCAAGGCCAAAgagaacttcttcttctacaacttTAGCGAAAGGAGCTGCTCTTCCTCAAGTTCAGTCTCCTCGTTCTCCCAAGTCTGTTTTGCCGGTTTTTAATCATCCTTCGGTTGGCAGCGGTAGAAGAACTAGTCCCATTCCAATTGCTAACTGCAGAGGTCCTCAGATCCGTAGGTGTGCCAGTGAATTTGTTGACAAAAGGAGAAGCCTTTCTTACTCTGAGCTTTGGGCTGGACCTACTTACTCCAACTCGCCCCCGCCTGCTTCTGTGCCCATTCCTAAGTTTTCTCTCCACCAAAAGAGGACGGTATCTTTGACCTTTCCTGCTCCTGACTCTGCTGTTGATATCCGTGAAGTTGCCATGTCTGCGCCGGTTTCTCCAACTTCATCTGCTGACAATCCTTTTCGTAGTACCGTCTCTGCCACTATGACACTGCGTCGCATGCTCAATCTTGAGCTTGATGCTGCAGATGAATGA
- the LOC104737488 gene encoding NF-kappa-B-activating protein-like, translated as MTMNSLPRRFGKNQGYLDRDYRNRRRSDSESDEEMKGLSHEEYRRHKRLKMRKSAKFCFWENTPSPPRDPNEDSDDNADEVLDRNGGEKDDKEKGKDRKGKSESESGKSDSESESDGLRSRKRKGKKSSRSKRSRRRRSYDSDSESEGSESASEEEDRRRRRKTSKKKKSRSSRSSKKKRSHRKKRRYSDSDESSDEDSKAEESEISASSSGEEESKSKSKRRKRSSGSSSKRSKEKITKSETESDGTEDDSKMQVEETVKNTEVELDEEELKKFKEMIELKKKSSAPDEEEEDADVGPMPLPKAEGHISYGGALRPGEGDAIAQYVQQGKRIPRRGEVGLNAEEIQKFEDLGYVMSGSRHQRMNAIRIRKENQVYSAEDKRALAMFNYEEKAKREAKVMSDLQRLVQRHMGEELGPNHDPFGATKTDGADD; from the coding sequence ATGACGATGAACTCTCTCCCGAGGAGATTTGGGAAGAATCAAGGCTATTTGGATCGAGACTATCGAAACAGAAGGAGATCTGATTCAGAATCCGATGAAGAGATGAAAGGACTGAGTCACGAGGAGTATCGAAGGCATAAGCGGCTCAAGATGAGGAAATCAGCCAAGTTCTGCTTTTGGGAGAACACACCGAGTCCACCTAGAGATCCGAACGAGGATTCCGATGATAACGCCGACGAGGTTTTGGACAGGAACGGCGGCGAGAAGGACGAtaaagagaaagggaaagatAGGAAAGGtaaatctgaatctgaatctgggAAGTCGGATTCGGAATCTGAATCTGATGGTTTGAGATCTAGGAAGAGGAAAGGGAAGAAGAGCTCTAGGTCTAAGCGTAGTAGGCGTAGGAGATCTtatgatagtgatagtgaatcTGAAGGGAGTGAGAGTGCTTCGGAAGAGGAAGataggagaagaaggagaaagacttctaagaagaagaaaagtagaaGCAGTCGTAGTAGTAAGAAAAAGCGAAGTCataggaagaagaggagatacAGTGACTCTGATGAGAGCAGCGATGAGGATAGTAAAGCGGAGGAATCTGAGATTAGTGCTTCGTCTTCTGGGGAGGAAGAGTCCAAGTCAAAGagcaagaggaggaagagatctTCGGGTTCTAGCTCGAAACGAAGCAAGGAAAAGATAACAAAGTCAGAGACTGAAAGCGATGGTACTGAGGATGATTCGAAGATGCAAGTAGAAGAAACGGTGAAGAATACTGAAGTTGAACTTGATGAAGAGGAGTTGAAGAAGTTCAAAGAGATGATTGAGCTGAAGAAGAAATCTTCAGCtcctgatgaagaagaggaagacgctGATGTTGGTCCAATGCCATTACCTAAAGCTGAAGGTCACATCAGTTATGGTGGTGCTTTAAGACCTGGTGAAGGAGATGCTATAGCACAGTATGTTCAGCAAGGTAAACGTATCCCACGTAGAGGAGAAGTGGGTCTTAACGCTGAAGAGATTCAGAAGTTTGAGGATCTTGGTTATGTGATGAGTGGAAGTAGGCATCAAAGGATGAATGCTATCCGTATTAGAAAGGAAAACCAGGTTTACAGTGCCGAAGACAAACGGGCATTGGCCATGTTTAACTACGAGGAGAAGGCCAAGCGCGAGGCTAAGGTTATGTCTGATCTGCAGCGGCTTGTGCAGCGCCATATGGGAGAAGAGTTGGGACCTAATCATGACCCTTTTGGTGCTACAAAGACTGATGGAGCTGatgattga